In the genome of Streptomyces fagopyri, the window GACGGCGAGGGAGTCCAGGACCGACCGTACGACAGGCAGGAGCAGGGGCTTTGACCACGTCGGCGATGTCTGGTGGGTCGGAGAGGGCCGGTGTCACCGAGCGGGCCGGGAGGCCGGAGAGAGCCGGGGGAGCGGCGAGGGCCGGCGCGTCGCCCAGCGCCGCCGAGATGACGGTGGTCAGCGCCTTCGCCGGGATGCGCAGGGTGGCCGACGTGCTGTTCAGGGCCGGCTGCCCCGACTGCCGGGCCCGGCTGGAGCTGCGGGCGAACGCCCTGATGCTCGCGATCGGCGGATCCAGCCGGACCACCTTCTACTCCTTCACCTGCACCGAGTGCGGCGCCGCCGTCCGCAAGCCCGCGGGCGAGCGGATCGTCGAGCTCCTCACCGGAGGCGGGGTGCGGACGCTGCGCCTGCACTCGACGCTCTAGGCTCGCCCCATGTTCTGGCCGATGTGTGCGATCGCTGCGGGTTTCCTGGGAATGACCGTTCTCGGTGTGCTCGCCGTCCGTGTGTTCCTGGAGGCGGAACGCCTGGGACGGCAGGTGACGGACTCCGCACGCCGTATCAACAGGGCGGCCGACGATCTGGAGCGGGCGACGGTCGGGGCCGCGCGCTCCGTGGACGGCCTGTGACCTCGCGGGGCTCCCGGTAAGAGTTCGGTCCAGGGTTGCGCAATGCGTCATTCGAGCCTGTCGACTTGCCAGTGCGGACAGGTACGCTTCTGATCGCGGCCCGAAGAACGAGGCGCGGGCCGCGATCGGGAGTACGCACAGGGATTGCCTCGCGTTCATCCCTGAGCGTTACGATCGCTGTCACGACGACCGGACACTTGTCCGACCGATCGGGCAGTACCCCGCCCCTGCAGCCTCGGTGAGAAGGTAAAGACTTATGTTCGGAAGGCTCGGAGCTCCCGAGATCATTCTCATCCTCGTCGTCATCATCCTGCTGTTCGGCGCGAAGAAGCTTCCGGACATGGCGCGCTCCCTCGGCAAGTCCGCACGCATTCTCAAGAGCGAGGCCAAGGCCATGAAGGACGAGGGCAGCAACCCCGCCCCGGCCGGCCCGCCCAGCACCGAAGAGCAGACCCCGGCCCAGCGCACCATCCAGGCCGCGCCCGGCGACGTGACCAGCGCCCGCCCGGTCAGTGAGCCCACGGACACGACCAAGCGCTGACGCAGGGCCGGTGACCTCCGGCCCGCCGCACGAGATGGGAACGTGGGTTGCTGAAGCCTGCCCGCAACAAGGAGAAGGATCCCGAGGGGCGGATGCCTCTCGCGGAGCACCTTCGCGAGCTCCGTAACCGGCTCGCGAAGGCGGTGCTGGCGATCGTCGTGGTCACGGTCGTCGCGGCCTTCTTCTACAACGACATCGTGAACTTCGTCACCAAGCCGGTGCTGGACTCGGTCGGCTGCGGCAAGACCTTCGAGGAACTGACGA includes:
- the tatA gene encoding Sec-independent protein translocase subunit TatA, translated to MFGRLGAPEIILILVVIILLFGAKKLPDMARSLGKSARILKSEAKAMKDEGSNPAPAGPPSTEEQTPAQRTIQAAPGDVTSARPVSEPTDTTKR